The DNA segment CAGCAGCAGGTCCACGAAGAGCCGCGCTGCCTCGGGCAGCTCCCGGGGATGGGGCAGGATGAGATAGGTGGCCGAGAGCGGCAGCTCCATGTCCACGGGCACGGTCACCAGCCGCCCCTCGGCCAGCTCCCGCACCACCGACGACTGCGGCAGGAAAGAGACCCCGAGCCCCTCCTCCAGGAGCCGCTTGGTGATGTCGACCCGGTCCACGGCGAGGGTGCGCAGGTGAGGCTGGCGCTCGGCCACCGCCATCAGGAGCGCGTCCCAGTACATGGGGTGGTTGCCGGTGAGGAGCAGGTGGCGGCCCAGCAGATCCACCCAGTGCGCGCCGGCAGCATTTGCCGGTGATGCGACCAGCAGGACAGGATCTGTGTATAGCACTGTCGAAGACGTGTCAGGATGGACAGAGGGTGACCGGGCGAGCCCGACGTGGGCCGCACCGGAGGCGATGACGGGGCCGACGGCCGGAGAGACCTCGGTGGTGATCATGACCTCCACCCGTGGGTGCTCCTGGGTGAACCGCTTCAGGAGCCCCGGAAGCACCGACGTCGCCACCAGCGGGGAGGTCACCAGCTGCAGCCGGGTGTCGTATCCCTGCCACCAGGCGGTCATATCGTTGACGGCCTGGTCGTAAGCCGCCAGCACGCGCTGGGCGTGGGGCAGGAAGCGGCGCCCGGCCGCGGTGAGGCGCACCCGCTTGCCCACCCGGTCGAACAGGTGGAACCCCAGGATCTGTTCCAGCTGACGGATGTGCGCGGTCACCGTGGGCTGCGCGAGGTACAGCCGCTCGGCGGTCTGGTGGAAGTTCTCCAGTTCCGCCGCCGTCACGAACGTGTGCAGGAGCTTGAGGTCCACGCGCTGTCCCTCCCCTCGCCGAGATTGGAGTGCACATTTCGAGATGTCTGTACGGTTTCCCTGTCGGGGCAGCCGTTCACATCGCACGAAGGAGGAAGGGTCCACATGCCGCAGGTCATCGGGCATCGGGGCGCCGCGGGCACCCATCCGGAGAACACGATGGCTTCGTTCCAGAGGGCGTTTGAGATCGGCGTCGACGGCATCGAGTTTGACGTGCACCGCACGGCGGACGGCCACCTGGTGGTCATCCACGACCCGAACGTCGACCGCACCACCGACGGGTCCGGCCTGGTCATGGCCATGACGCTGGCGGAGATCCAGGCGCTGGACGCCGGCTCGTGGAAGGACCCCGCCTTCGCCGGCCAGCGCGTGCCGACGCTGCGGGAGCTGGTCCGTGCGACCCCGCCGGGGGTCCGGCTGTACCTGGAACTGAAGGCTGGCTCCGTCCACTATCCGGGCATCGAAGAGGAGGTCGTCGCCCTGCTGAAGGCCGAGGGCGTGCTTGAGCGCACGCAGATCTCCTCTTTCGACCACCGGGCGCTCGTACGGTTCAAGGAGATCTGCCCCGAGCTGCCGCTGGGCATGCTTACCTCCTGCAACCTCGTGGACCCGGTTGGCATGGCGAAGTCCATCGGCTGTGAGGCCATCCATCCCGCCTGGCCGTGGGTCACGCCGGACTACGTGGCCGCCGCCCACGCCGCCGGGCTGAAGGTCAACTGCTGGACGGCGGACGACCCCATGGCCATCGCCATGATGAAGGCCGCCGGCGTGGACGGCATTATCAGCAACTACCCCGAACGGGTGAAGGACGGCTAGGACCCGGCTGCTCAGGTGAATGCTGGTCAGCACCCGGCTGCTCAGGTGAATGCTGGTGAGCTCTGGCTGGTCGGGTGAATGCTGGTGAGCACCCGGCTGCTCAGGCGAATGCTGGTCAGCGCCCGGCTGGTCGGGTGAATGCTGGTGAGCGCCTGGCTGGTCGGGTGACTGCTGGTCAGCACCTGATTGCCCGGGTGAACTCCGGCTGTTACCCGGTTGCAGGATAAATACATGCACGCCCCGAAGTTTCGGGGCGTGCAGAGTTGGCTTCGGGGATAGGGGGGAACCGGATGTTCGGCCGTTTGGGTTTCTGGGAGATTCTGCTCATCGCCCTGGTGATCGTCCTGCTCTTTGGCGCTTCCAAGCTGCCGCAGCTGGCCCGGGGGATGGGCGATTCCATCAGGGAGTTCCGCAAGGCGGTGAAGGAGGAGGACGCGGAGAAGAAGGAGGAGTAGGTGGCGCGGGAAGACTAGCCACCGAAGTAAGGAGGCTCCGCCGTGCTCTGGCTCGTGCAGCTCTTGGCCGGTGCCCTCTTGATGTCGCTTTCGGCCAACGTGTTCCTCGTGCCCCTCAAGTTGGCGGAAGGCGGCGTGACGGGCATCGGCATTATTCTCTTCCACACGCTGGGGGTGCCCATGTGGGTCACCCAGGTGGTCGCAAACATTCCGATTCTGGCGCTGGGGGTCAGGGTGAAGGGCTGGCGCCTCCTGTGGCGTTCCCTGGTGGGCGTCGCGGCCTACTCCTTCTTCCTCGGGGTTACGGCGGGCATCCCGCCGATCACCGATCAGGTCGTGCTGGCCATCGTCTACGGCGGTCTGACCATGGGCGTCGGACTCGGGCTGGTGCTGCGCTCGGGCGGCACCACCGGGGGCACCGAGGTGCTCGCCCTGGCGCTGCAGCAGCGGTTCGGCTTCTCCGTGGGCTCGATGGTGCTCGCGGTCGACGCCGTCGTGCTGACCCTGGCTGCGATCGCCTTCTCGCCCGAGGCGGCGATGTGGGCGGTGATCACCCTCTTCATCTCGTCCAAGGTGGTCGACGTGGTGCAGGTGGGCTTCTACTCGGCCCGGGGCGTCACGATCATCACCACCCGCCCCGACGAGATCGCCCGCCGCATCATGACCGAGGTGGAGCGGGGCGTGACGATCATCAACGGCACAGGCGCGTACACCGGCGAGCCCCGGGCGGTGCTCTACACCGTCGCCCAGCGGGCCGAGCTGGCGCAGGTGAAGCAGATCGCACACGAGGAGGACCCCAAGGCGTTCGTGGTCGTCGCGGAGGTCCACGAGGTCCTGGGCGAGGGCTTCCGTGACCCGGCGAAGGAAGGGCATTAGGCGTCAATGACATGCAAGCCGGCGCACGTTGGTGCACCGGCTTGTTTTCTCCTCAGGACAGATACCACATCACATAGAGCGGCACGGCCACCGTCGCCAGGGCCAGGAGCACGAGGCCGGCCGCGCCCAGGCGCAGGCGCTGGCGCCAGGCCCAGCGGGCGTAGTTTGTCGTGTAGACGGCCACCAGCGCGCAGACCAGAACCACGAGAACGCTGATCACCGCTGCATCCCCTCCTCGGAGGCGCGGGTCGGGGTGAGCGTCAGGCCGTAGCGGCGCAGGCTGACCCGCACGCTCGTGTTGATCTCCGCCTTCGGGTAGCGGCCGGGCCAGTCGTAGGCCTCCCAGGCCTGCACCGTGGGGAAGTGGCGGATGGCGTGTCGGCCGAACCCGACCACGTCTGCCCCCCACTCCTGGGTCCGGGCGATGACCTTGTTCATGGTCTCCTGCAGCTGGCTGGCGATGGCCTGCTCCAGTTCCGCCTGGGCTGTGGGCCAGGCGTAGTCGATGCCGGAGGGGATGGCCACCACCTCGGCCTCCAGGATCACCTCGGCCCGGATCGCGGGCCGGTCGCCGAGCCGCTCCACCGTGATGCGGGTGGGTCGGCCCTTACTGAGATGCACGGTGACGAACTGTTCGGGCTCCCGGGGGTCGCGGAAGGCGGCGTGGGCCGAGTAGAACTGGTTCTCCAGCATCAGCAGGGCCCGGATCTCCTCGCCGTCCAGCACGCCCACCATCCGCGAGCCCCGGAATGCCGCGGCGCCGATCATGTCCACCGGGGTTCCGCCCCGGCGCGGCAGCTCGCCGGCGACGAGCCGTGCTTTGCCGGAGGCAGAGACAGAGCCCCGGATGGCGTCCGACTCCTGGTCGATGGCCGCCGCGTAGTAGGTCAGCGGCTGGGCGTAGCCGACGTTCAGCAGCGCGGCCACGGCGCTCACCTGGCTGGTGGCCGGGAGCGATGCGGTGTTCCGGTGGTGGTACGTCAGCTGCTCGACGTACTGGATCGGGTTCTTGTCGAGCTCGGGCTTCAGCTTCTTCAAGACCTCGGCGGCGGGCTCGCGGGTGACCACGACGAACGCGGTCTCCCGGATCTGGCGGAAGCGGAGGAGCTCGTCGAAGAACGGCAGCCCCTGCTCCCGGGCCAGGCTCTCGTGCACGAAGAGGGCCTGGGCGTGGTCGAAGAGGACCTCGCGGCCGACGTACCCGTGCAGGATGACCTGGGCGCCGGCGAGGCTCGGCGCCTCCACGGTGGTGATCAGCACCGGGGGCTCGTCGCCGCCGCCCCCCTCCTTGCCCGCGAGGGCCCCGGGCTTGGCGATCATCACCGTGATGGCGTAGGGGCTCACCTTGCCCTCGTCGATGCCCACAGCGAGGACGTACGCCCCCTGCTCGATCTCCACCCGGTTCCAGCACCCCGCCAGGAGCGGCATGAGCAGCACCAGTCCCACCAAGGGGAGGAGCCTGAGGGAGCGCAGGCGGCCCCGCCGGCGGCCAAACGGTTGCCCCAGCACCCTACGAAGCATTGGCGGCCGCCCCCTTGCGGCGGATGAGCGCAACGACCCAGAGCAGGAGCGGCACGGCCAGCACGGCGAAGCCCAGCGGCCGGACCCAGTCGCGGTCCAGGATGAGCACGCTCACGTAGTCCTTGGGCAGCAGCGACAGGGCCGTCAGGATGGTGGCCAGCGGGAAGAGCACCGGCCGGTAGTCGGGCAGCCGCAGGGCGCCGGTCAGGGAGATGGCGGTGGCGTACATCAGCGCGGACACGCGCACCGCCGCCGCCAGGATCCAGAACATGACGATCAGCGCCTCGGTGCGCTGCAGGAAGCGGCCCAGGTAGACCAGGCGGGCGAGGTAGTAGAGCGGGAAGGGGTCCTGCCGGGCCAGGGGGGTGCCGGCGATGCCCACCAGGACCACTACGGTCAACGTGGCGGCCACCCCGAAGAGCAGGATGCCCCGCAGGCTGCTGTGCTGCAGGCTCCGGGCGTCGCGGAAGGCGTGGCCCATGGCCAGGAGGACGATCACCTCCGCCGACATGCTGGCGTAGTAGAGGGCACCGGTGACCGTGCGGTCCAGGCCGTAGCCCCAGAAGGGGAAGAGCAGGCTGGTATCCACCCGGGGAAGGCTGAACAGCAGCACCAGCAGCACCCCGGCGGCGATCAGCGGCAGCAGGACGTAGGAGGCGCGCGCCACGGTCTCCGCTCCATGGTAGGCGGTGAACACGGCGAGGACGGTCCCGGTGAGCACGAGCACGCTGGGCGGGGTGTCGGGCAGGATGGTGATGACGAAGGTCTCGGTGAAGTTCCGCAGGGAGACCGCCGTGACCGCGGCCAGCCATACCGCGACCACCAGGGTGAGCAGCGGACCTATCACGGGGCCCGCCGCCTCCAGGCTGATCTCCGCCAGGCCGTGGCCTGGGAAGCGCCGTCCCAGGGCGACGATGGGCAGCGCGAAGAGCATGCCGAAGAGCGTGACCAGCAGGGCCACCTGCCAGGCCGCGGGCCCTCCGACCTTCACCAGGTACTGGGGGTACTGGAGGAACAGCATGCTGCCCAGCACGGTGAACAGGAGCACGCTGCCCTCCCGGGCGCCGATGTGGCCTTTATACCCTTGCATGGTCTACCCTCCTTCGGGCGAATTGGTCTGCGGCGACTGCGGGTCCCACTGGCGCACGATTTCCTTCTGCCGCCGCCGGTTGAGCAGGGGCAGGTAAGGCGGCCTCTCCTCCTGCCGGTACAGGGGCGGCGTGCTGATCGCGTCCTTCACCGGGCCCGTCGTCCCCACCAGCGGGGCGAGGTAGGGCACCCCGAAGGAGCGCTGCGCCGACGCGTGGACCACCACGGCGTAGAGGCCCGCGGCCAGTCCCAGGAAGCCGAACAGGGTGGTCAGCAGCAGCAGGAGGAAGCGGAGCAGGCGGATGCCCCAGCCCATCAGGTAGTTGGGCAGGGCGAAGGAGGCCAGCCCGGTGGTGGCCACCACCAGGATCAGCACCGGGCTGACGATGCGCGCCTCCACCGCGGCCTGCCCCAGCACCAGCGAGGCCACGAGGCCCACCGTGGGGCCGATGACCCCGGGGATGCGGGTGCCGGCCTCCCGGATCAGCTCGAAGACCACGTCCATCGCCAGCAGCTCCACCACCGACGGCATGGGCACCGGCTCGCGGCTCTGGGCGATGAAGAGCATCAACGCAGTCGGTACCATCTCGGGATGGTAGTTCACCACGGCGATGTAGAAGGAGGGCAGGAGGAGCGCGATGACCAGAGCCCCCAACCGGATGTACCGGAGCGCGGAGCCGAAGGGCCAGTGGAGGTAGTAGTCCTCCGCGGTCTGCAGCAGCGCCCAGAAGGTGGTCGGGCAGATGATGGCGGTGGGGGACGTGTCGACAAAGAGCGCCACGTGCCCCTCCGAGAGGTAGGCGGCGGTCCGGTCCGGGCGCTCGGTGAGGAGCGTGGAGGGCAGGAGCGAGTGCGGGTTGTCCATGATGTACTGCTGCAGTGTGCCCGCGCCGTTGACGATGTCCACCTTCACCGCCTCGACCCGCCGCTTCACCTCGGCGACGAGCGCCGGCGGGGCGATGGTGTCGATGTACAGCATGCCGACGTAGGTCTTGCTCACCTCGCCCACGGTGAGGATCTCGGTGACCAGCCGGGGGTCCTTCAGGCGGCGGCGCACCAGGGCCACGTTCACCCGCCAGGCCTCGTTGAAGGCGTCGTGGGGGCCCCAGATCACCTGCTCGGTCTTGGGGTCGCCCACGCTGCGGACCGGCGGCTCCTTGGTCTCCACCGCCAGCGCCACCGCCGCGCCCTCGACGAGGACCACCGTGTCGCCGGACAGCAGGGACTCGGCGATGGAAGCCCGGTCGTACTGGCGGCTCACCTGGTGGCCGGCCAGGAGCCGCCGCTCGATGCGGTCCACGGCGTCGTCGCCCTGCCCGGGCTCCAGGCGCAGCTCGTGGGCGAGCAGCATCAGCGGCTGCATGATGTTGTCGTTGATGACCGTCTTGTCGCTGATGCCTTCGATGAACAGGAGGACCGCCCGCACCGGCGGGTCGGTGGCGATCAGGATCGTCCGATCGATCAGGTCCTTGTTGGTGGGCGCCCGGAACAGCTCCTTCACCTTCTGCAGGTTCTCGTCCAGGCTCGTGGAGAGGTCGCCGACCTTCTCCAGCGCGTCCTTGCCCTTCGGGGCCGCTTCCACCAACCGGTCGAGGCGGGTGAGCAGCGCCTCGGTGCGCATGCGGGCGTCGGCCAGCATCTCCGCGCTCGGCGGCCGGCCGGTCCCCGATCCGCCGCCGTCCCCCAGGATGAAGGTGTCGTCCCCCATGGACGCTGACGGATCGAGCAGGCGCTTCAGCCGCTCCCAGATGTTCACGCACACCCCTCCCGTTTCCAGGTGTAAGGTGCCCGTGCCCATGCGCGCGCTATACCCGCACAGCCGCGGCGCGGTATGGCGCGGGCCGGCGCGGGCATGCTAATCCGCGAGTCCGCAAGCGTTCACCGGGAGGAGGTCGGCGCAGCGTGCGCGCGTGGCAGAGGCACTTACGGCAGATGGCCTTGCTGGTCCTGGCGTTCTGCCTCGCGGCGGTCTCGGGGTGCATGACGCCGCAGCGACAGCCCGAGCAGCAGCAACAGCAACAGCAGCAGGGCGATGGGCAGCATCAGCAGGGCCAGGACGAGGGCGGCGATCAGGAAGAGAAGAAGCAAGAAAAGAAAGACGAGGAGAAAGAGGAGAAAAAAGACCAAGAGAAGCCAGCGGGCCACAGCGACCATTCCGGCGGTGGCCACGGCGGCGGCCAGGGAGGCGGTGGCCAGTAGGGAGGCTGTGGCCTCCCTTCACTTTTCGCCGCCCGACAGGGAGTCAGGCGGTTACAGGCGAAATAGCAGGAAAGAGGCGCCATTTCACCGCACGGACGAGGATGGTGATGGGATGAAGCTCACGATCATCGGCGGAGCCAGCGCCTACACGCCAGACATCATCGAGGGCCTGCTGCGGGAGCACGCGCTCTTCGCCGGCGGCGAACTCTGCCTCCACGACATCGACGACATCCACCTCCGCGTGATCGAGCGCCTGGCCCGGGGCCTCGTGCGGACGGCGGGGGCTGACCTGCGGGTCACGGCCACCCGGGACAGGGCCGAGGCGATCAGCGGCGCCCGGTTCATCCTGACCCAGCCCCGAGTCGGCGGGCTGAAGCACCGGGCCCTGGACGAGCGCATCCCGCTGAAGCACGGGCTGATCGGCCAGGAGACGCTGGGCCTCGGCGGCTTCGCCTTCGCCTGGCGCACGATCCCCCTCATGCTGGAGATCGTGGAGGACGTGCGCCGACTGGCGCCCGAGGCGTGGATCATCAACTACGCCAACCCGGCGGGCATGGTGACCGAGGCTGTGCTCCGCCGCTTTCCCGACGCCCGCTTCATCGGCCTGTGCGACATGCCCACGGGACTGCAGTGGGGCATCGGCCGCCTGCTGCGGGTGGACTTCCACCGCATCGCCCTGGACTACGCCGGCATCAACCACGGCGGCTGGGTGTCCCGGGTCCTGCTGGACGACCGGGACGTCACGGTGCGGCTCCGCCGCTGGGCGGCGCTGCTGGGCCCGGTGGCCCGCCTGCTCCCCCTCCGCGAGGAGACGGGCACGGTGCGCCTCTTCCGGGAGCACGGCATGGTGCCGGACCCGTACCTCCGGTACTACTACTACAAGGATCAGATCCTGAGGCATCTGCTGTCGGCGGGCAGGACCCGGGCCGAGGTGCTGATGGAGCGGCTGCCCCGGCTCTACGAGCACTACGCGGCGGTGGCCTTGGAGGAGCGGCCGGTGCTGAAGGAGCACCGGGGCCACCAGTCCCACGCCGACCTGGCCTCGCAGGTGATCGCCGCCATGGCCGCGGGCCGCCCCACCCGCTTCGTCATCCAGCAGCGGAACGGCGGCGCCGTGCGCCACCTGCCCCCGGACGAGGCCGCCCAGTTCCCGGCCGTCGTGGACGGCGCGGGATTCCGGCCCATCCCGCAGCCGGCCCTGCCCCGGGAGGAGGCGGAACTGATCGCGCACATCAAGGCCTCCGAGACGCTCAACGTCCGTGCGGCCATGGAGGGCGACCGGAGCCTGGCCGTGCAGGCCGCCGAGCTGAACCCGCTGGGTGCACCCCGGCCCCTGGCGGGCAGGGTGATCGACGAGCTGCTGGCCGCGCACCGGCCGTACCTGCCGCAGTTTGCGTGAGGGCGCCATGGCCAGGCGTCTGATCGTCAACGCGGACGACTTCGGGCTCACCGCCGGGGTGAGCCGTGCGATCCTGAAGGCGCACCGGGAGGGGATCCTGACCTCCACCACCTTCATGGTGAACTTCCCCTGGGCCGGTGAGATGGCCGCCCTGCTGGCGGGCGCCACGCG comes from the Symbiobacterium terraclitae genome and includes:
- the tatA gene encoding twin-arginine translocase TatA/TatE family subunit encodes the protein MFGRLGFWEILLIALVIVLLFGASKLPQLARGMGDSIREFRKAVKEEDAEKKEE
- a CDS encoding GerAB/ArcD/ProY family transporter — translated: MQGYKGHIGAREGSVLLFTVLGSMLFLQYPQYLVKVGGPAAWQVALLVTLFGMLFALPIVALGRRFPGHGLAEISLEAAGPVIGPLLTLVVAVWLAAVTAVSLRNFTETFVITILPDTPPSVLVLTGTVLAVFTAYHGAETVARASYVLLPLIAAGVLLVLLFSLPRVDTSLLFPFWGYGLDRTVTGALYYASMSAEVIVLLAMGHAFRDARSLQHSSLRGILLFGVAATLTVVVLVGIAGTPLARQDPFPLYYLARLVYLGRFLQRTEALIVMFWILAAAVRVSALMYATAISLTGALRLPDYRPVLFPLATILTALSLLPKDYVSVLILDRDWVRPLGFAVLAVPLLLWVVALIRRKGAAANAS
- a CDS encoding YitT family protein, yielding MLWLVQLLAGALLMSLSANVFLVPLKLAEGGVTGIGIILFHTLGVPMWVTQVVANIPILALGVRVKGWRLLWRSLVGVAAYSFFLGVTAGIPPITDQVVLAIVYGGLTMGVGLGLVLRSGGTTGGTEVLALALQQRFGFSVGSMVLAVDAVVLTLAAIAFSPEAAMWAVITLFISSKVVDVVQVGFYSARGVTIITTRPDEIARRIMTEVERGVTIINGTGAYTGEPRAVLYTVAQRAELAQVKQIAHEEDPKAFVVVAEVHEVLGEGFRDPAKEGH
- a CDS encoding Ger(x)C family spore germination protein — translated: MLRRVLGQPFGRRRGRLRSLRLLPLVGLVLLMPLLAGCWNRVEIEQGAYVLAVGIDEGKVSPYAITVMIAKPGALAGKEGGGGDEPPVLITTVEAPSLAGAQVILHGYVGREVLFDHAQALFVHESLAREQGLPFFDELLRFRQIRETAFVVVTREPAAEVLKKLKPELDKNPIQYVEQLTYHHRNTASLPATSQVSAVAALLNVGYAQPLTYYAAAIDQESDAIRGSVSASGKARLVAGELPRRGGTPVDMIGAAAFRGSRMVGVLDGEEIRALLMLENQFYSAHAAFRDPREPEQFVTVHLSKGRPTRITVERLGDRPAIRAEVILEAEVVAIPSGIDYAWPTAQAELEQAIASQLQETMNKVIARTQEWGADVVGFGRHAIRHFPTVQAWEAYDWPGRYPKAEINTSVRVSLRRYGLTLTPTRASEEGMQR
- a CDS encoding LysR family transcriptional regulator; the encoded protein is MDLKLLHTFVTAAELENFHQTAERLYLAQPTVTAHIRQLEQILGFHLFDRVGKRVRLTAAGRRFLPHAQRVLAAYDQAVNDMTAWWQGYDTRLQLVTSPLVATSVLPGLLKRFTQEHPRVEVMITTEVSPAVGPVIASGAAHVGLARSPSVHPDTSSTVLYTDPVLLVASPANAAGAHWVDLLGRHLLLTGNHPMYWDALLMAVAERQPHLRTLAVDRVDITKRLLEEGLGVSFLPQSSVVRELAEGRLVTVPVDMELPLSATYLILPHPRELPEAARLFVDLLLQSFPDGVGPGLPQ
- a CDS encoding spore germination protein — translated: MNIWERLKRLLDPSASMGDDTFILGDGGGSGTGRPPSAEMLADARMRTEALLTRLDRLVEAAPKGKDALEKVGDLSTSLDENLQKVKELFRAPTNKDLIDRTILIATDPPVRAVLLFIEGISDKTVINDNIMQPLMLLAHELRLEPGQGDDAVDRIERRLLAGHQVSRQYDRASIAESLLSGDTVVLVEGAAVALAVETKEPPVRSVGDPKTEQVIWGPHDAFNEAWRVNVALVRRRLKDPRLVTEILTVGEVSKTYVGMLYIDTIAPPALVAEVKRRVEAVKVDIVNGAGTLQQYIMDNPHSLLPSTLLTERPDRTAAYLSEGHVALFVDTSPTAIICPTTFWALLQTAEDYYLHWPFGSALRYIRLGALVIALLLPSFYIAVVNYHPEMVPTALMLFIAQSREPVPMPSVVELLAMDVVFELIREAGTRIPGVIGPTVGLVASLVLGQAAVEARIVSPVLILVVATTGLASFALPNYLMGWGIRLLRFLLLLLTTLFGFLGLAAGLYAVVVHASAQRSFGVPYLAPLVGTTGPVKDAISTPPLYRQEERPPYLPLLNRRRQKEIVRQWDPQSPQTNSPEGG
- a CDS encoding 6-phospho-beta-glucosidase, which encodes MKLTIIGGASAYTPDIIEGLLREHALFAGGELCLHDIDDIHLRVIERLARGLVRTAGADLRVTATRDRAEAISGARFILTQPRVGGLKHRALDERIPLKHGLIGQETLGLGGFAFAWRTIPLMLEIVEDVRRLAPEAWIINYANPAGMVTEAVLRRFPDARFIGLCDMPTGLQWGIGRLLRVDFHRIALDYAGINHGGWVSRVLLDDRDVTVRLRRWAALLGPVARLLPLREETGTVRLFREHGMVPDPYLRYYYYKDQILRHLLSAGRTRAEVLMERLPRLYEHYAAVALEERPVLKEHRGHQSHADLASQVIAAMAAGRPTRFVIQQRNGGAVRHLPPDEAAQFPAVVDGAGFRPIPQPALPREEAELIAHIKASETLNVRAAMEGDRSLAVQAAELNPLGAPRPLAGRVIDELLAAHRPYLPQFA
- a CDS encoding glycerophosphodiester phosphodiesterase, producing the protein MPQVIGHRGAAGTHPENTMASFQRAFEIGVDGIEFDVHRTADGHLVVIHDPNVDRTTDGSGLVMAMTLAEIQALDAGSWKDPAFAGQRVPTLRELVRATPPGVRLYLELKAGSVHYPGIEEEVVALLKAEGVLERTQISSFDHRALVRFKEICPELPLGMLTSCNLVDPVGMAKSIGCEAIHPAWPWVTPDYVAAAHAAGLKVNCWTADDPMAIAMMKAAGVDGIISNYPERVKDG